A genomic stretch from Camelus ferus isolate YT-003-E chromosome 17, BCGSAC_Cfer_1.0, whole genome shotgun sequence includes:
- the P4HTM gene encoding transmembrane prolyl 4-hydroxylase isoform X1 yields the protein MAAAAAAAAAGPRPEAVRPRWVPPEHDPARAAAGLGDCEDVPVRPLCKPRGICSRAYFLVLMVFVHLYLGNVLALLLFVHYSNGDESSDPGPQRRAQGPGSAPTLAPLTRLEGIKVGHERKIRLVDDRDHLIRTLSLKPLLFEIPGFLSDEECRLIIHLAQMKGLQRSQILPTEEYEEAMGTMQISQLDLFQLLDQNHDGRLQLREVLAQTRLGNGRWMTPENIQEMYSAIKADPDGDGVLSLQEFSDMDLRDFHKYMRSHKAESSELVRNSHHTWLYQGEGAHHVMRAIRQRVLRLTQLSPEIVELSEPLQVVRYGEGGHYHAHVDSGPVYPETICSHTKLVANESVPFETSCRYMTVLFYLNNVTGGGETVFPVADNRTYDEMSLIQDDVDLRDTRRHCDKGNLRVKPRQGTAVFWYNYLPDGQGWVGDVDDYSLHGGCLVTRGTKWIANNWINVDPSRARQALFQQEMARLAREGGSDSQPEWALDRAYGDARVEL from the exons atggcggcggcggcggcggcggcggcggcaggccCGCGGCCTGAAGCCGTGAGACCGCGGTGGGTGCCGCCCGAACACGACCCAGCGcgggcagcagcagggctgggcgaCTGCGAGGACGTACCGGTCCGGCCGCTGTGCAAGCCCCGCGGCATCTGCTCGCGCGCTTACTTCCTGGTGCTGATGGTGTTCGTGCACCTGTACCTGGGCAACGTGCTGGCCCTGCTGCTCTTCGTACACTACAGCAACGGCGACGAGAGCAGCGACCCCGGGCCTCAGCGCCGCGCCCAGGGCCCTGGGTCCGCGCCAACCTTGGCGCCCCTCACCCGGCTCGAAGGCATCAAG GTGGGGCACGAGCGCAAGATCCGGCTGGTCGACGACAGGGATCACTTAATCCGAACCCTCAGCCTCAAGCCGCTGCTGTTTG AAATCCCTGGCTTCCTGAGTGATGAGGAGTGTCGGCTCATCATCCACCTGGCACAGATGAAGGGGTTACAGCGCAGCCAGATCCTGCCCACCGAAGAGTACGAAGAGGCAATGGGCACAATGCAAATCAGCCAGCTGgacctcttccagctgctggacCAGAACCACGATGGTCGCCTGCAGCTCCGTGAG GTCCTGGCCCAGACTCGCCTGGGAAATGGACGGTGGATGACTCCAGAGAACATTCAGGAGATGTACTCTGCGATCAAGGCTGACCCTGATGGTGATG GAGTGCTGAGCCTGCAGGAGTTCTCCGACATGGACCTTCGAGACTTTCACAAGTACATGAGGAGCCATAAGGCAGAGTCCAGCGAGCTGGTGCGGAACAGCCACCACACGTGGCTCTACCAGGGTGAAGGTGCCCACCACGTCATGCGCGCCATCCGCCAGAG GGTGCTGCGTCTCACCCAACTCTCACCTGAGATCGTGGAGCTCAGCGAGCCACTGCAGGTCGTGCGGTATGGTGAGGGAGGCCACTACCATGCCCACGTGGACAGCGGGCCTGTGTACCCAGAGACCATCTGCTCCCATACCAAGCTGGTGGCCAATGAGTCTGTACCCTTCGAGACCTCTTGCCG CTACATGACAGTGCTGTTTTATTTGAACAACGTCACCGGTGGGGGCGAGACTGTCTTCCCTGTAGCAGACAACAGGACCTATGATGAAATG AGTCTGATTCAGGATGACGTTGACCTCCGTGACACTCGGAGGCACTGTGACAAGGGGAACCTGCGTGTCAAGCCCCGCCAGGGCACAGCAGTCTTCTGGTACAACTACCTGCCTGATGGGCAAG GTTGGGTGGGCGACGTGGACGACTACTCACTGCACGGGGGCTGCCTGGTCACGCGCGGCACTAAGTGGATAGCCAACAATTGGATCAACGTGGACCCCAGCCGGGCACGGCAGGCATTATTCCAGCAGGAGATGGCGCGCCTGGCCCGCGAAGGTGGCTCCGATTCGCAGCCGGAGTGGGCCCTGGACCGGGCCTACGGCGATGCGCGCGTGGAGCTCTGA
- the P4HTM gene encoding transmembrane prolyl 4-hydroxylase isoform X3: MAAAAAAAAAGPRPEAVRPRWVPPEHDPARAAAGLGDCEDVPVRPLCKPRGICSRAYFLVLMVFVHLYLGNVLALLLFVHYSNGDESSDPGPQRRAQGPGSAPTLAPLTRLEGIKVGHERKIRLVDDRDHLIRTLSLKPLLFEIPGFLSDEECRLIIHLAQMKGLQRSQILPTEEYEEAMGTMQISQLDLFQLLDQNHDGRLQLREVLAQTRLGNGRWMTPENIQEMYSAIKADPDGDGVLSLQEFSDMDLRDFHKYMRSHKAESSELVRNSHHTWLYQGEGAHHVMRAIRQRVLRLTQLSPEIVELSEPLQVVRYGEGGHYHAHVDSGPVYPETICSHTKLVANESVPFETSCRQVPPTWELPSTPRPGTPMAQVQPCPEAMPFYLGPGELWAILVSPWECPQLGTCSTAPLPYSYMTVLFYLNNVTGGGETVFPVADNRTYDEMSLIQDDVDLRDTRRHCDKGNLRVKPRQGTAVFWYNYLPDGQGWVGDVDDYSLHGGCLVTRGTKWIANNWINVDPSRARQALFQQEMARLAREGGSDSQPEWALDRAYGDARVEL; this comes from the exons atggcggcggcggcggcggcggcggcggcaggccCGCGGCCTGAAGCCGTGAGACCGCGGTGGGTGCCGCCCGAACACGACCCAGCGcgggcagcagcagggctgggcgaCTGCGAGGACGTACCGGTCCGGCCGCTGTGCAAGCCCCGCGGCATCTGCTCGCGCGCTTACTTCCTGGTGCTGATGGTGTTCGTGCACCTGTACCTGGGCAACGTGCTGGCCCTGCTGCTCTTCGTACACTACAGCAACGGCGACGAGAGCAGCGACCCCGGGCCTCAGCGCCGCGCCCAGGGCCCTGGGTCCGCGCCAACCTTGGCGCCCCTCACCCGGCTCGAAGGCATCAAG GTGGGGCACGAGCGCAAGATCCGGCTGGTCGACGACAGGGATCACTTAATCCGAACCCTCAGCCTCAAGCCGCTGCTGTTTG AAATCCCTGGCTTCCTGAGTGATGAGGAGTGTCGGCTCATCATCCACCTGGCACAGATGAAGGGGTTACAGCGCAGCCAGATCCTGCCCACCGAAGAGTACGAAGAGGCAATGGGCACAATGCAAATCAGCCAGCTGgacctcttccagctgctggacCAGAACCACGATGGTCGCCTGCAGCTCCGTGAG GTCCTGGCCCAGACTCGCCTGGGAAATGGACGGTGGATGACTCCAGAGAACATTCAGGAGATGTACTCTGCGATCAAGGCTGACCCTGATGGTGATG GAGTGCTGAGCCTGCAGGAGTTCTCCGACATGGACCTTCGAGACTTTCACAAGTACATGAGGAGCCATAAGGCAGAGTCCAGCGAGCTGGTGCGGAACAGCCACCACACGTGGCTCTACCAGGGTGAAGGTGCCCACCACGTCATGCGCGCCATCCGCCAGAG GGTGCTGCGTCTCACCCAACTCTCACCTGAGATCGTGGAGCTCAGCGAGCCACTGCAGGTCGTGCGGTATGGTGAGGGAGGCCACTACCATGCCCACGTGGACAGCGGGCCTGTGTACCCAGAGACCATCTGCTCCCATACCAAGCTGGTGGCCAATGAGTCTGTACCCTTCGAGACCTCTTGCCGGCAAGTACCTCCCACCTGGGAGCTGCCTTCAACTCCCAGACCAGGCACCCCCATGGCACAagtccagccctgccctgaggcTATGCCCTTTTATCTGGGGCCAGGAGAGCTCTGGGCCATCCTG GTAAGCCCTTGGGAGTGTCCACAGCTGGGGACCTGCTCAACAGCCCCCCTGCCTTACAGCTACATGACAGTGCTGTTTTATTTGAACAACGTCACCGGTGGGGGCGAGACTGTCTTCCCTGTAGCAGACAACAGGACCTATGATGAAATG AGTCTGATTCAGGATGACGTTGACCTCCGTGACACTCGGAGGCACTGTGACAAGGGGAACCTGCGTGTCAAGCCCCGCCAGGGCACAGCAGTCTTCTGGTACAACTACCTGCCTGATGGGCAAG GTTGGGTGGGCGACGTGGACGACTACTCACTGCACGGGGGCTGCCTGGTCACGCGCGGCACTAAGTGGATAGCCAACAATTGGATCAACGTGGACCCCAGCCGGGCACGGCAGGCATTATTCCAGCAGGAGATGGCGCGCCTGGCCCGCGAAGGTGGCTCCGATTCGCAGCCGGAGTGGGCCCTGGACCGGGCCTACGGCGATGCGCGCGTGGAGCTCTGA
- the P4HTM gene encoding transmembrane prolyl 4-hydroxylase isoform X2 has translation MAAAAAAAAAGPRPEAVRPRWVPPEHDPARAAAGLGDCEDVPVRPLCKPRGICSRAYFLVLMVFVHLYLGNVLALLLFVHYSNGDESSDPGPQRRAQGPGSAPTLAPLTRLEGIKVGHERKIRLVDDRDHLIRTLSLKPLLFEIPGFLSDEECRLIIHLAQMKGLQRSQILPTEEYEEAMGTMQISQLDLFQLLDQNHDGRLQLREVLAQTRLGNGRWMTPENIQEMYSAIKADPDGDGVLSLQEFSDMDLRDFHKYMRSHKAESSELVRNSHHTWLYQGEGAHHVMRAIRQRACPAECCLLPTRVLRLTQLSPEIVELSEPLQVVRYGEGGHYHAHVDSGPVYPETICSHTKLVANESVPFETSCRQVPPTWELPSTPRPGTPMAQVQPCPEAMPFYLGPGELWAILVEDTLPPRVFTKWPQKGGHLMSVARLRDPQTLKLTPIALRQGVRLDPPSSSCPLPWF, from the exons atggcggcggcggcggcggcggcggcggcaggccCGCGGCCTGAAGCCGTGAGACCGCGGTGGGTGCCGCCCGAACACGACCCAGCGcgggcagcagcagggctgggcgaCTGCGAGGACGTACCGGTCCGGCCGCTGTGCAAGCCCCGCGGCATCTGCTCGCGCGCTTACTTCCTGGTGCTGATGGTGTTCGTGCACCTGTACCTGGGCAACGTGCTGGCCCTGCTGCTCTTCGTACACTACAGCAACGGCGACGAGAGCAGCGACCCCGGGCCTCAGCGCCGCGCCCAGGGCCCTGGGTCCGCGCCAACCTTGGCGCCCCTCACCCGGCTCGAAGGCATCAAG GTGGGGCACGAGCGCAAGATCCGGCTGGTCGACGACAGGGATCACTTAATCCGAACCCTCAGCCTCAAGCCGCTGCTGTTTG AAATCCCTGGCTTCCTGAGTGATGAGGAGTGTCGGCTCATCATCCACCTGGCACAGATGAAGGGGTTACAGCGCAGCCAGATCCTGCCCACCGAAGAGTACGAAGAGGCAATGGGCACAATGCAAATCAGCCAGCTGgacctcttccagctgctggacCAGAACCACGATGGTCGCCTGCAGCTCCGTGAG GTCCTGGCCCAGACTCGCCTGGGAAATGGACGGTGGATGACTCCAGAGAACATTCAGGAGATGTACTCTGCGATCAAGGCTGACCCTGATGGTGATG GAGTGCTGAGCCTGCAGGAGTTCTCCGACATGGACCTTCGAGACTTTCACAAGTACATGAGGAGCCATAAGGCAGAGTCCAGCGAGCTGGTGCGGAACAGCCACCACACGTGGCTCTACCAGGGTGAAGGTGCCCACCACGTCATGCGCGCCATCCGCCAGAG GGCTTGCCCAGCTGAATGCTGCCTGCTGCCCACCAGGGTGCTGCGTCTCACCCAACTCTCACCTGAGATCGTGGAGCTCAGCGAGCCACTGCAGGTCGTGCGGTATGGTGAGGGAGGCCACTACCATGCCCACGTGGACAGCGGGCCTGTGTACCCAGAGACCATCTGCTCCCATACCAAGCTGGTGGCCAATGAGTCTGTACCCTTCGAGACCTCTTGCCGGCAAGTACCTCCCACCTGGGAGCTGCCTTCAACTCCCAGACCAGGCACCCCCATGGCACAagtccagccctgccctgaggcTATGCCCTTTTATCTGGGGCCAGGAGAGCTCTGGGCCATCCTGGTCGAggatacccttccccccagggtgTTTACCAAGTGGCCCCAAAAGGGTGGCCATCTTATGTCAGTGGCCAGACTGAGAGACCCACAGACACTGAAACTAACCCCCATAGCTCTCAGGCAAGGGGTGAGGTTAGACCCCCCCAgttcttcctgccccctcccctggttCTGA
- the LOC102512399 gene encoding secreted frizzled-related protein 5, with protein MDRGPWLLVALVVLWGDGREGVPWGPTRCMPIPQAMALCHDIGYTEMQLPNLLDHDTTAEAIQQSASWLPLLARECHPDARLFLCSLFAPVCLDRVIYPCRSLCEAVRASCAPVMACYGYPWPAILHCGRFPTGHGLCVAAVSNGSRPSRPLPRASCRDCELQDTRSSKEVLDTLCASNFAVKVRLSRRNGSSSGPSDCDLDSRLEVLKAGPLSPGELAPTLRRWLQLDATCVHNLLRGRHAGTYVLCGEVQGHRLLVTTAYAWSQGHRNLQLAVRRWRHHQCPE; from the exons ATGGATCGAGGACCGTGGCTGCTGGTGGCACTGGTGGTGCTATGGGGTGACGGCAGGGAAGGGGTTCCCTGGGGCCCCACGCGGTGCATGCCCATTCCCCAGGCCATGGCACTGTGCCACGACATTGGCTACACAGAGATGCAGCTACCCAACTTGCTGGACCATGACACTACAGCTGAGGCCATCCAGCAGTCAGCCAGCTGGTTGCCCCTGCTGGCCAGGGAGTGCCACCCTGATGCCCGCCTCTTCCTGTGCTCCCTCTTTGCCCCCGTGTGCCTCGACAG GGTCATCTACCCGTGCCGCAGCCTGTGCGAGGCTGTGCGGGCCAGCTGTGCACCCGTCATGGCCTGCTACGGCTACCCCTGGCCAGCCATCCTGCACTGCGGACGCTTCCCCACAGGCCATGGCCTCTGCGTGGCTGCCGTCTCCAATGGCTCCCGCCCGAGCCGCCCAC TGCCACGTGCCAGCTGCAGGGACTGTGAGTTGCAGGACACCCGCTCGTCCAAGGAGGTTCTGGACACGCTCTGCGCTAGCAACTTTG CAGTGAAAGTTAGGCTCTCCCGGCGCAATGGGTCGTCCTCCGGACCCTCAGACTGCGACCTGGACTCACGGCTAGAGGTTCTGAAGGCGGGCCCACTGTCTCCTGGGGAGCTGGCGCCCACTCTGCGACGCTGGCTGCAGCTGGATGCCACGTGCGTGCACAACCTCCTGCGTGGAAGGCATGCTGGGACCTACGTGCTGTGTGGGGAGGTACAGGGTCACCGTCTGCTGGTAACCACGGCCTATGCTTGGAGCCAGGGCCACCGAAATCTGCAGTTGGCTGTGCGCAGGTGGCGCCATCACCAGTGCCCAGAATAG